The following coding sequences are from one Bufo bufo chromosome 2, aBufBuf1.1, whole genome shotgun sequence window:
- the TRIM23 gene encoding E3 ubiquitin-protein ligase TRIM23 isoform X2: protein MAAAAAAAVNRHGSAGRMESISRQSRVGPGGAVKVLECGVCEDVFTLQGDKVPRLLLCGHTVCHDCLTRLPLHGRAIRCPFDRQVTELGDSGVWGLKKNFALLELLERLQNGASGQSGSTEESVGGYGESIVRCDEDEAHVASVYCTVCATHLCADCSLHTHSTKTLAKHRRVPLADKPYEKTLCTQHQVHAIEFVCLADGCQTSPLMCCVCKEYGKHQGHKHAVLETEASQIRASILDMAHCIRSFTEEISEYSRKLTGIVQQIEGGEQIVEDGIGMAHTEHVPGTAENARSCVRAYFSDLHETLCRQEEMALSVVDAHVREQLIWLRQQQENMTILLSEVSTACLHCEKALQQDDCRVVLAKQEITRLLETLQKQQQQFTELADHIQLDASIPVTFTKDNRVHIGPKMEIRVVTLGLDGAGKTTILFKLKQDEFMQPIPTIGFNVETVEYKNLKFTIWDVGGKHKLRPLWKHYYLNTQAVVFVIDSSHRDRVTEAHSELAKLLTEKELRDALLLIFANKQDVAGALSVEEMTELLSLHKLCCGRSWYIQGCDARSGMGLYDGLDWLSRQLVAAGVLDVA from the exons GTTCTGGAGTGTGGTGTTTGTGAAGACGTCTTCACGTTACAAGGGGACAAAGTGCCACGTTTACTGCTGTGTGGCCACACGGTCTGCCATGACTGCTTGACCCGCCTTCCTCTACATGGCAGAGCTATACGCTGCCCCTTTGACCGGCAAGTTACTGAactag GAGACTCTGGTGTTTGGGGACTAAAGAAAAACTTTGCTCTACTGGAACTGCTGGAACGACTGCAGAATGGTGCAAGTGGCCAGAGTGGATCCACGGAAGAGTCGGTGGGAGGATATGGAGAG AGTATTGTGCGCTGTGATGAAGACGAGGCCCACGTAGCATCAGTATACTGCACTGTGTGTGCAACCCATCTGTGTGCCGACTGCTCCTTGCACACCCACTCCACGAAGACACTGGCCAAACACAGACGCGTGCCCTTAGCTGACAAACCTTATGAGAAGACCCTTTGCACCCAACATCAAGTCCACGCCATTGAGTTTGTGTGCTTAGCAGATGGCTGCCAGACCAGCCCCTTGATGTGCTGCGTCTGCAAAGAGTATGGCAAACACCAGGGGCACAAG CATGCTGTTCTGGAAACTGAAGCAAGCCAGATCCGGGCCTCCATATTGGACATGGCACATTGTATAAGAAGCTTCACAGAAGAGATCTCTGAGTATTCCAGAAAACTCACCGGCATCGTCCAGCAGATTGAAGGTGGAGAGCAGATTGTAGAAGACGGAATTGGAATGGCGCACACTGAACAT GTCCCTGGCACGGCAGAGAATGCCCGCTCTTGCGTCCGAGCATATTTTTCAGATCTGCATGAAACTCTCTGCCGCCAAGAAGAAATGGCGCTTAGTGTGGTTGACGCTCACGTGCGAGAACAGCTCATCTGGCTGCGGCAGCAACAAGAGAACATGACCATCCTGCTATCGGAGGTGTCCACTGCGTGTCTTCACTGTGAGAAGGCCTTGCAGCAG GATGACTGCCGAGTGGTGCTGGCCAAGCAAGAGATCACACGACTGCTGGAGACTCTccagaaacagcagcagcagttcACAGAGTTGGCCGATCACATCCAGCTCGATGCTAGTATTCCTGTCACTTTCACAAAG GACAACAGAGTTCACATTGGCCCTAAAATGGAAATCCGTGTGGTGACCTTAGGTCTAGACGGAGCAGGAAAAACAACCATCTTGTTTAAACTGAAACAGGATGAATTCATGCAACCGATCCCTACAATTG GTTTTAATGTTGAAACAGTTGAATATAAAAACTTAAAGTTTACAATATGGGATGTTGGCGGCAAACACAAGCTGAGGCCCCTATGGAAGCATTATTACCTTAATACACAAG CTGTAGTATTTGTAATAGACAGCAGTCACCGAGACCGGGTCACTGAGGCTCATAGTGAACTGGCAAAGCTACTCACCGAAAAGGAACTGCGTGATGCCCTGCTCTTAATATTCGCCAATAAACAG GATGTCGCAGGTGCCCTATCAGTGGAAGAAATGACCgagctcttgagccttcacaaacTGTGCTGTGGCCGCAGCTGGTATATCCAGGGCTGTGATGCCAGGAGTGGCATGGGGCTATATGACGGCCTTGACTGGTTGTCCAGGCAGCTGGTAGCTGCGGGGGTACTGGATGTCGCTTAA
- the TRIM23 gene encoding E3 ubiquitin-protein ligase TRIM23 isoform X1, with the protein MAAAAAAAVNRHGSAGRMESISRQSRVGPGGAVKVLECGVCEDVFTLQGDKVPRLLLCGHTVCHDCLTRLPLHGRAIRCPFDRQVTELGDSGVWGLKKNFALLELLERLQNGASGQSGSTEESVGGYGEVFSRCIGSCKKHSIVRCDEDEAHVASVYCTVCATHLCADCSLHTHSTKTLAKHRRVPLADKPYEKTLCTQHQVHAIEFVCLADGCQTSPLMCCVCKEYGKHQGHKHAVLETEASQIRASILDMAHCIRSFTEEISEYSRKLTGIVQQIEGGEQIVEDGIGMAHTEHVPGTAENARSCVRAYFSDLHETLCRQEEMALSVVDAHVREQLIWLRQQQENMTILLSEVSTACLHCEKALQQDDCRVVLAKQEITRLLETLQKQQQQFTELADHIQLDASIPVTFTKDNRVHIGPKMEIRVVTLGLDGAGKTTILFKLKQDEFMQPIPTIGFNVETVEYKNLKFTIWDVGGKHKLRPLWKHYYLNTQAVVFVIDSSHRDRVTEAHSELAKLLTEKELRDALLLIFANKQDVAGALSVEEMTELLSLHKLCCGRSWYIQGCDARSGMGLYDGLDWLSRQLVAAGVLDVA; encoded by the exons GTTCTGGAGTGTGGTGTTTGTGAAGACGTCTTCACGTTACAAGGGGACAAAGTGCCACGTTTACTGCTGTGTGGCCACACGGTCTGCCATGACTGCTTGACCCGCCTTCCTCTACATGGCAGAGCTATACGCTGCCCCTTTGACCGGCAAGTTACTGAactag GAGACTCTGGTGTTTGGGGACTAAAGAAAAACTTTGCTCTACTGGAACTGCTGGAACGACTGCAGAATGGTGCAAGTGGCCAGAGTGGATCCACGGAAGAGTCGGTGGGAGGATATGGAGAGGTATTCTCTAGATGCATTGGTTCCTGCAAAAAGCAT AGTATTGTGCGCTGTGATGAAGACGAGGCCCACGTAGCATCAGTATACTGCACTGTGTGTGCAACCCATCTGTGTGCCGACTGCTCCTTGCACACCCACTCCACGAAGACACTGGCCAAACACAGACGCGTGCCCTTAGCTGACAAACCTTATGAGAAGACCCTTTGCACCCAACATCAAGTCCACGCCATTGAGTTTGTGTGCTTAGCAGATGGCTGCCAGACCAGCCCCTTGATGTGCTGCGTCTGCAAAGAGTATGGCAAACACCAGGGGCACAAG CATGCTGTTCTGGAAACTGAAGCAAGCCAGATCCGGGCCTCCATATTGGACATGGCACATTGTATAAGAAGCTTCACAGAAGAGATCTCTGAGTATTCCAGAAAACTCACCGGCATCGTCCAGCAGATTGAAGGTGGAGAGCAGATTGTAGAAGACGGAATTGGAATGGCGCACACTGAACAT GTCCCTGGCACGGCAGAGAATGCCCGCTCTTGCGTCCGAGCATATTTTTCAGATCTGCATGAAACTCTCTGCCGCCAAGAAGAAATGGCGCTTAGTGTGGTTGACGCTCACGTGCGAGAACAGCTCATCTGGCTGCGGCAGCAACAAGAGAACATGACCATCCTGCTATCGGAGGTGTCCACTGCGTGTCTTCACTGTGAGAAGGCCTTGCAGCAG GATGACTGCCGAGTGGTGCTGGCCAAGCAAGAGATCACACGACTGCTGGAGACTCTccagaaacagcagcagcagttcACAGAGTTGGCCGATCACATCCAGCTCGATGCTAGTATTCCTGTCACTTTCACAAAG GACAACAGAGTTCACATTGGCCCTAAAATGGAAATCCGTGTGGTGACCTTAGGTCTAGACGGAGCAGGAAAAACAACCATCTTGTTTAAACTGAAACAGGATGAATTCATGCAACCGATCCCTACAATTG GTTTTAATGTTGAAACAGTTGAATATAAAAACTTAAAGTTTACAATATGGGATGTTGGCGGCAAACACAAGCTGAGGCCCCTATGGAAGCATTATTACCTTAATACACAAG CTGTAGTATTTGTAATAGACAGCAGTCACCGAGACCGGGTCACTGAGGCTCATAGTGAACTGGCAAAGCTACTCACCGAAAAGGAACTGCGTGATGCCCTGCTCTTAATATTCGCCAATAAACAG GATGTCGCAGGTGCCCTATCAGTGGAAGAAATGACCgagctcttgagccttcacaaacTGTGCTGTGGCCGCAGCTGGTATATCCAGGGCTGTGATGCCAGGAGTGGCATGGGGCTATATGACGGCCTTGACTGGTTGTCCAGGCAGCTGGTAGCTGCGGGGGTACTGGATGTCGCTTAA